ATTATTCCTGCTATCGAACTTTCTAAGCAGGAGGGAAATGAATCATTTTTATTTATTGCGAATCTTCATACGCTTACCCAGATTAAAGATGCGCAGACTTTAAGACAAAATACCTACGAGATTGCTGCGGCTTGGCTTGCTTGTGGATTAGATACCGAAAAAACATTCTTCTACAGACAAAGTGATATCGCTGAAACCTGTGAACTATCTTGGCATTTATCATGTTTTTTTCCTTATCAAAGATTAACATTGGCTCATTCATTTAAAGATAAGGCAGATCGTCTTCAGGATGTGAACGCAGGTCTGTTTACTTATCCTATTTTGATGGCTGCAGATATTTTATTGTACGATGCAGAGATTGTTCCTGTAGGAAAAGATCAGCTTCAGCATTTAGAATTTGCAAGGGATGTAGCTTCAAGATTTAATAATCAAATGGGTGAAATTCTTGTTCTTCCGCAATCTGAGCTTCAGGAAGACACAAAATATGTTCCCGGAACTGATGGGCAGAAAATGTCAAAATCAAGAGGAAACATCATCAATATCTTCTTACCTGAAAAGGAATTGAAGAAACAGGTAATGAGCATTGAGACTGATTCTAAAGGCTTAGAAGAACCTAAAGACCCGGAAACTGATAAAGTGTTTGCTATTTATCAATTGATTGCTACACCGGAACAGACCGAAGAATTAAGAGCAAAATATCTTGCCGGAAACTTTGGATACGGACATGCTAAAAAAGAGCTTTTAGACCTTATTTTGGTGCGTTTTGCTAAAGAGAGAGAAACGTTCGCTTATTATATGAACAATCTGGACGAACTGGAAGGAAAATTACAACAAGGGGCAGAAAAGACCAGACCAGTTGCCTTGGAAACCCTTAAAAGAGTAAGAACAAGCTTAGGTTTTTAATCACAGCTTCAAAACATAAGAAAGCCCTTCAAATTGAAGGGCTTTTTCTATATATCGATATCGTTTGTTTTTATGATATTTAGACTATCTAATCTTATTTTTTACAAGAATAAAATAGTGCATTTTATCATCAAATTCATAGAGAATATCCCAACCGGGGTATTGTTTAATGATCGTTTTAATGATAGACAATCCTAATCCTGTAGAGCCATGATCTGAGCCTTGTTTATAGAAACGGTTAAAAATCTGTGATTTATCCAGCGGAACAGATGTACCACTATTTTGAAAAGTGATCCTATCTGTCTCAATAATAATATTTAACGTTCTTTCTTCATTATTGTATTTAATGGCATTCTTAAGAAGATTAGACAACAGAATATCTGCGAGATCCTTGTTAAAATCTGCCTGAAAATTTCCTTTTTCAATGATATTAACATCAACTTTTTTAAACGCTATAAAATCTTCATAATTCTGAACCAGTGTATGAATCATGGCATTAAAATCAACCCCCGACATAGTGTTAAACTGGCTGTTTTCTATTTTGGATAACATCAACAGGGATTTATTCAGTCCTACCATTCTTCTCAAGTCAGTTTTAACCTCTGTAAGAAAGTTCAGGTTCTTTTTATCAAGATCTTCATTCTGAATCAGGAGATCTATTTTATTGATAACAATGGCAAGCGGCGTCTGAAGCTCGTGGGAGGCATTTTCAATAAATTGCTTTTGTTGATAGAAAACCAGTTCATTACGCTCAATCATTTCATTGATTTCAACATTCAATTCTTCAAACTCTTTTATCCTATAGCTTTGCTCCTGCTGTGAAAATGGAATTCCAAACTGATATTTTTTAAGCTTATCCAAAATTAAATAGAACGGACGCATTGCTTTATTAAGGAGATATCCATTGACGACAACAATGCTTATCACCAAAACAATATAAAGCACAATTAATGCAGTGGTAAGGTCATAGATTAATTCATCCTCCTCCACAGTAGAGGTTCTGATCACCAATCTCTGATGATTCTTGAACTGATCAATAAAGTCTGCCTCAAGTACCCTGTAAGGCTGATCTTTATCGTCATACTCCATATAATACATTTTATTGTAGAGCCTGCTTTTATTTTTATAATCTCTGGCATTAATAGGCATGATTTTGAATTCATTGAAGCCAAAATCATTATTCTTTAATAGCTGAGGATTAAGATATACGGCTTTAATGATCTGTATTTTACGATCTTTTAGCCCATCATCCACATTATCATGTACTTCATCCAGAATATAGGCATAAAATAATCCTGCCCAAACTGCAATAATCAGCAGGAGGATCATGATAAGGTACTTGATCGTATAATATTTTAGAGAAACCTTCATTAGACAAATTTATATCCTATTCCGTATACTGCCTGAAAGTCAGCTTCCGCATTGAGTGTTTTTAGTTTTTTTCGAAGATTTTTAATTTGTGAGTAGATAAAATCAAGGCTGTCTGCCTGATCTATATAATCTCCCCAGATAGCCTCCGCCAAAGTGGTTTTTTGCAATGTTTTTTCCGGATGAATGACAAAGTAATACAAAAGATCATATTCCTTACGGTTAAGAGCCAGTTCCTCATCACCAACCTTTACATTTCTGTTTTCCGGATCAATGCTTATATTTTTATATCTGATAATATTCTCCCCATCCTGATTTTTTCTTCTTATTACAGATCTGATCCTCGCCATCAGCTCTGCAAGGTGAAAGGGCTTTGCAAGATAATCATCTGCCCCAATTTCCAACCCGGTTACTTTATCATCCACTGAATCTTTTGCAGACAGAATGATTACCGGATCTTTTTTGTGCAGCTTCTTTATTTCTCTCAGCAGGTCTATTCCACTTCCGTCAGGCAGCATAATATCCAGAAGAATACAATCATATTCATAGGAAATAATCTTTTCCAACCCGGAACTGTAATTCTCTGCATGCTCTACAATGAAGTGTTCTGCTTCCAGAAATCTCTGTACAGTATCCCTTAGGTCCGGTTCATCTTCTACTATTAAAATCTTCATACTACCAGTGGTTTGTAATGCTATACCGCATGATTAAACTTATATCAAATATATGAAATTATAAGGTTGGAAGCCAGAAGACTAAAGCTTGTCATTTCAACATTCTTTAGTCCTCTGATTCCTTTCTTTTAAAAATTAATTTGATCTTACAAAACGTCCATCTGCATCAAAAATGAGACACAACCCATTCATTAAATGAATTTTATAGGCGTTATACTTTTTTTCAATGGAACTAACCACACTGCACGGATGGTGCTTGGTCATAAAAGACACCATACTTTTTCTAATCTTACCGGAAGAAGTTTTTCTTCCATTGCTGCTTATTAAACTCCAATTAACCATACTATTACAATTTTATTGTTAACCTTTACCTCAGAATTAGTCGTCAATTCTTTTAAAATTTCCGCTTTTGTCAAACTCCAGCTCCAGTCCGTTGGAAAGTTCAGCCTTATAAGACCATCTTTTCTTTTCTATCTTAATGATGTAGGTATTTGGAAAATTCTTGGTGCTGTAGTTTTTAATGGATGCAGGAATAAAGCCATAAGGAACTTTCTGATGCTTTCCGTCAACTTCTTTCCAGTTTCCGTTACTGTCAAATTCCATTTTCATCCCGTTGCTTAGGTATACCTTGTAATCATCCACCCCATAGATTTCCCTGTCTTCTATCACTGAACTTACAGCAATACCCTTAAAGTGAGCTGCAAGGAAAGTTTTCGCCGTCTTAGGCAGTTGATTAGGGTTAATAGCTCTGTCCTGTGCAAACATTAAGCTTCCCATTACCATAAAAATCAAAATAAATATTCCTGTGATTTTCTTTACATTTTTCATAACATTAAGTTTTTCTGTCATTATTATAAAGCAAAGGTCCAAATCAATTTAGGAAAGAATTGGGAAAAACTTAATGGATCAAAATAAAGTGATAAAAGGATAAGAATAATGGATATAATTAAACCATTAAGGTAAAGTAAGTTTTTAAGAGAATTAAAGCGTTGTTGCTTCTTAGGTTCACAATACAGTAAGCCTTTCTCTTAAGAGCTTCAATAGCCTTAATGGTTTAATTATAAATTTGCGTTTAAGCTTTATCCGGAAAATTATAGATATTCCTTGATCTGATGAAGGTGCGTAATGGCTTTCAATCCCGATCCTTGTTTGTCTTCCTTATAGACATCAAAGAAAATAGAATCCATTCCAAAGTCTCTCGCTCCCATAGCATCAGCAATCCAGTCATCCCCGATAAGGATACTTTCTTCTTTTTTAGCATCAGAAAGACCTAGAGAGTATTCAAAAATTTTCGGGTTAGGTTTTCTTACTCCTACGGCATCGGCACTGGTAATCGTCTTAAAATAAGGTGCTATGCCCGATAGGGTACATTTTCTTTCCGTTACTTCCTGAAACCCATTAGAAATAATGTGTAAGGTATAATTCTTAGCCTTTAAATAATCAAGAATATCTTCTGCACCTTCTACCAATTCATTATGGCTTACAATGTTATCCAGAAAATGTTCTTCAAAATAAAGTGACAGTTCTTTATTATCCACTCCAAAATGCATGAAGGAATCATAAAAACGGTGTTCTCTCAAATACTCTTTGCCTATAATCCCATCTCTTATCTTCTCCCAAAGGCTTTCATTGATCTCGTGGTAAACATCATGAAACTCTTCAAAGCCGATATTGTACTTCGAAGTAATTTCCTTTTTTTCGAAAAGTTCTTTGATGGTTAGGTAGGCATTTCTGCGATGATCCCAGAGCGTATTGTCCAGGTCAAAAAAAACGTGCTGCATTTTCATACAGCACAAAGTTAATAATTTTAATTTTTTGAGATAGGATAATTATTGCTCTTGCTTTTCACAATTTCAAGATTTTTAGAAAAGCTGAGCAGAAAATCAATGGTTTGTTTCTTAGGTTTCAAAGTTTTCACTTTTAAGGAATCATTTTTTTTCATAGGCGAAGTATGTTTTCCTTAAAAACGTGAAATTTCAGAAAATATTATCTATCTGGTTAATATTATGTTATTTTCTTCCATGATTTTTCTCAGGTTTATAAGCGCATACCTTACTCTTCCCAGTGTAGTATTAATGCTCATATCTGTATGATCTGCAATTTCCTTAAAGCTCAGCCCGTCAAAGAATCTTAATTTGATTACTTCTTGCTGGTTTTGTGGAAGAAACTGTAACATTCTCAATAAGTCTTCCTGAATCTGGTTCGTTACCAATTGATCTTCAATATTTTCTGAAGGCTCTCTAATCAGGTCAAAAATAGAATATTCATCAGTTTCAAACGTAGTTTCTGAAACCTTGATGTTTTTGGCTTTTGATCTGAAATGGTCGATAATTAGGTTGTGGGAAATTCTTTTGGCCCAAAGGATAAATTTACCCTCTTCGTTATAACGTCCTTCCTTTAGCATAACAATAATTTTCATGAATGTATCCTGAAAAACATCGTTGGCTAAATCTTCATCATTAATTTTGTAAAAAATGAATGTAAACAGCTCTTTCTGGTGGCGATGAATGAGGGTTGACAATGCTCCCTCGTCACCTTTCTGGTAAAGCGAAATTAGTAAACTATCCGATTTTGATTTCATAACTCTTCTCAATATAAATTATTTGCAGACAGGCAATCCTCCAGATATTTCATCTGGTCTTTGCTGTATATACAAAACAGTTTTCTAGAGTAGAGTCTCTTCAATAGGCGGTACACTTATATTATGGTGTAAATATAATAATTTTTTAATAACTGTTAAGCTATTATTAAATTTTCACAAGAAAAATTTAAAAAAAATCATTTAAACATATCATGAATAAAGACAGTAGGGATATTTAATGTAAAATTAATATTTAGACCTTTCATTTCCTTTCCGTTCAATCGGGTATCTCCTATAGGGAAAGCATAGCCTCCTGTAAGATCCAGCATTCCAAATAAAGTAACCCCAATTTTCGGAGCTATATACTTATTGGTTCCCTCCGCTCCTACTAAAAAGTAATAGGAATGATAGAAATCTACATTCTTTTCAAAATTAAGCAATACATCTGCCTGAAGCTTCGGCATGATGGCAAATTTGGAATCAGCAACTCCCATTAAGGCAGAACCACCTAATCTGTAAATTACATCATCATTTTTAAGGAAAAGCAATTTACCGCCAACTTCTCCAAAGCTTTGATTCTGATAGGTATATCCTACCGTAATCATTTTATGCATGGTATACTGGGCCTTTGCCAATGTGCTTAGCAAAAACAGGGATAGGGTTGTAACTGCAGTTCGAAAATTCATCATCTCTCTATTTATTATCGTGTAAAATTAAAAAAAACTGCCTTATCAGAGGATAAAGCAGTTCATATATTTATTCCAAGGAAAAAATTAAATTCCGAAAGCGGCTTTAATTTCCTCTACTTTGTCTAGTTTCTCCCAAGTAAAGAACTCAAGATCTTTCAACGTAAGTTCATTCTTATGACCTTTGTTGAATGTTTTATCAGCTATATAATGCTCTTTACCCATGTGTCCGTAAGAAGCTGTTTCCTGATAGATAGGGTTTCTTAATTTTAAGTTCTGCTCGATAGCGTAAGGTCTCAAATCAAAGATTGTAGAAACTTTTTTAGCGATATCACCATCGTGAAGATCAACTTTTGCAGTTCCATAGGTATTGATATATAAACCACAAGGCTCAGCTACCCCGATAGCATAAGAAACCTGCACCAAAACTTCGTCAGCAATACCTGCTGCCACCAAGTTTTTAGCGATGTGTCTTGTAGCATACGCTGCACTTCTGTCTACTTTTGATGGATCTTTTCCAGAGAAGGCACCACCACCGTGAGCTCCTTTACCACCGTATGTATCAACGATGATCTTTCTTCCTGTAAGGCCAGTATCTCCGTGAGGACCACCGATTACAAATTTTCCTGTAGGGTTAATGTGATATTTAATTTGATCGTTGAATAAAGCCTTAATTTCCTCTGTCTGCTGTGCAACAACTCTAGGAACAAGAATACTCTTGA
This genomic interval from Chryseobacterium joostei contains the following:
- the trpS gene encoding tryptophan--tRNA ligase; this encodes MSRILTGIQATGTPHLGNLLGAIIPAIELSKQEGNESFLFIANLHTLTQIKDAQTLRQNTYEIAAAWLACGLDTEKTFFYRQSDIAETCELSWHLSCFFPYQRLTLAHSFKDKADRLQDVNAGLFTYPILMAADILLYDAEIVPVGKDQLQHLEFARDVASRFNNQMGEILVLPQSELQEDTKYVPGTDGQKMSKSRGNIINIFLPEKELKKQVMSIETDSKGLEEPKDPETDKVFAIYQLIATPEQTEELRAKYLAGNFGYGHAKKELLDLILVRFAKERETFAYYMNNLDELEGKLQQGAEKTRPVALETLKRVRTSLGF
- a CDS encoding sensor histidine kinase; its protein translation is MKVSLKYYTIKYLIMILLLIIAVWAGLFYAYILDEVHDNVDDGLKDRKIQIIKAVYLNPQLLKNNDFGFNEFKIMPINARDYKNKSRLYNKMYYMEYDDKDQPYRVLEADFIDQFKNHQRLVIRTSTVEEDELIYDLTTALIVLYIVLVISIVVVNGYLLNKAMRPFYLILDKLKKYQFGIPFSQQEQSYRIKEFEELNVEINEMIERNELVFYQQKQFIENASHELQTPLAIVINKIDLLIQNEDLDKKNLNFLTEVKTDLRRMVGLNKSLLMLSKIENSQFNTMSGVDFNAMIHTLVQNYEDFIAFKKVDVNIIEKGNFQADFNKDLADILLSNLLKNAIKYNNEERTLNIIIETDRITFQNSGTSVPLDKSQIFNRFYKQGSDHGSTGLGLSIIKTIIKQYPGWDILYEFDDKMHYFILVKNKIR
- a CDS encoding response regulator transcription factor; this translates as MKILIVEDEPDLRDTVQRFLEAEHFIVEHAENYSSGLEKIISYEYDCILLDIMLPDGSGIDLLREIKKLHKKDPVIILSAKDSVDDKVTGLEIGADDYLAKPFHLAELMARIRSVIRRKNQDGENIIRYKNISIDPENRNVKVGDEELALNRKEYDLLYYFVIHPEKTLQKTTLAEAIWGDYIDQADSLDFIYSQIKNLRKKLKTLNAEADFQAVYGIGYKFV
- a CDS encoding PepSY-like domain-containing protein: MKNVKKITGIFILIFMVMGSLMFAQDRAINPNQLPKTAKTFLAAHFKGIAVSSVIEDREIYGVDDYKVYLSNGMKMEFDSNGNWKEVDGKHQKVPYGFIPASIKNYSTKNFPNTYIIKIEKKRWSYKAELSNGLELEFDKSGNFKRIDD
- a CDS encoding YjjG family noncanonical pyrimidine nucleotidase; the protein is MKMQHVFFDLDNTLWDHRRNAYLTIKELFEKKEITSKYNIGFEEFHDVYHEINESLWEKIRDGIIGKEYLREHRFYDSFMHFGVDNKELSLYFEEHFLDNIVSHNELVEGAEDILDYLKAKNYTLHIISNGFQEVTERKCTLSGIAPYFKTITSADAVGVRKPNPKIFEYSLGLSDAKKEESILIGDDWIADAMGARDFGMDSIFFDVYKEDKQGSGLKAITHLHQIKEYL
- a CDS encoding RNA polymerase sigma factor — protein: MKSKSDSLLISLYQKGDEGALSTLIHRHQKELFTFIFYKINDEDLANDVFQDTFMKIIVMLKEGRYNEEGKFILWAKRISHNLIIDHFRSKAKNIKVSETTFETDEYSIFDLIREPSENIEDQLVTNQIQEDLLRMLQFLPQNQQEVIKLRFFDGLSFKEIADHTDMSINTTLGRVRYALINLRKIMEENNIILTR